In Streptomyces violaceusniger Tu 4113, one DNA window encodes the following:
- a CDS encoding helix-turn-helix domain-containing protein, with protein sequence MENGHSAVRQLRYLPAVGSAYGVEVLDFAALRSMDTQRRRTQPQRPDFHVFALVGSGTGSHEADFHNYRLGEGSAVWIRPGMVHRWSDIDACDGPLILFRPGFLSGFTASEATAPACWHLDQQRLSLALLAAEHLGHEHSTAVHTPRLASPALLSHLLAALILRALPDTPPSAGAASPGSRPAEVFRAYRAAVEERFTDWHHVADYARALGYDVRTLTRTTRAATGTGAKTFLDQRILLEAKRLLAHTDLPVSGCARRLGFRDVGNFTTFFRRQTGVPPAAWRAAYSTVGTRGV encoded by the coding sequence GTGGAAAACGGACACAGTGCGGTGCGGCAACTGCGCTACCTGCCTGCCGTGGGATCGGCGTACGGGGTGGAGGTCCTCGATTTCGCGGCGCTGCGTTCGATGGACACCCAGCGCCGTCGTACCCAGCCGCAACGCCCCGACTTCCATGTGTTCGCTCTGGTCGGCTCCGGAACCGGCAGCCATGAAGCGGACTTCCACAACTACCGGCTGGGGGAAGGCAGCGCCGTGTGGATCCGGCCGGGCATGGTGCACCGCTGGAGCGATATCGACGCCTGTGACGGCCCGCTGATCCTCTTCCGGCCCGGTTTCCTTTCCGGCTTCACAGCGTCGGAGGCCACGGCGCCGGCGTGCTGGCACCTGGACCAGCAGCGTCTGTCCCTCGCCCTGCTCGCGGCCGAACATCTCGGCCACGAGCACAGCACGGCAGTGCACACACCACGCCTGGCATCCCCCGCCCTGCTGTCCCACCTGCTGGCGGCGCTGATCCTGCGCGCGCTCCCCGACACACCGCCCTCAGCCGGCGCGGCAAGCCCCGGCAGCCGACCTGCCGAAGTGTTCCGTGCCTATCGGGCCGCTGTCGAAGAGCGCTTCACCGACTGGCACCATGTGGCCGACTACGCGCGGGCATTGGGCTACGACGTACGCACCCTCACCCGGACAACGCGTGCCGCCACTGGCACGGGCGCCAAGACCTTCCTCGACCAGCGCATCCTGCTGGAGGCGAAACGGCTCCTCGCCCACACCGACCTGCCGGTGAGCGGCTGCGCCCGACGCCTCGGCTTCCGGGACGTCGGCAACTTCACCACGTTCTTCCGGCGCCAGACCGGCGTGCCCCCCGCCGCGTGGCGCGCCGCATACAGCACCGTCGGCACACGCGGCGTCTGA
- a CDS encoding PhnD/SsuA/transferrin family substrate-binding protein — translation MPDLDLRIGTFRYDTTQALFDGTAEIPGVSNVEMATGATLPEVFRLLLDGEVDIAEFGMTFYLRALEREADVIALPVFPNRVFRHSCVFVNRDSGISGPADLVGRTIGEFGVYGQDSGVWAKGILMDEYGFRPEENRWVIGGLDTPAPPFDFVPQVWPDGIDISAAPEGRALGPMLDSGELDVLFTANVPQTVLDGSPHITRLFPDFETRERDYYRRTGIFPMMHTVVVRRDLLTRHPGVARAVYEGFLAAKEAGARRYRQGRRLYEATFMVPWLNALYEENAELMTEDWWPYGVAANRVALDTLLRYHHEQGLTAHRWTIEEIFTPDLLET, via the coding sequence ATGCCGGATCTGGACTTGCGTATCGGCACGTTCCGGTACGACACGACCCAGGCGCTGTTCGACGGGACCGCCGAGATTCCCGGGGTCTCGAATGTGGAGATGGCGACGGGGGCGACGCTGCCGGAGGTGTTCCGGCTCCTCCTCGACGGCGAGGTGGATATCGCGGAGTTCGGCATGACCTTCTATCTGCGCGCGCTGGAGCGCGAGGCCGACGTCATCGCTCTCCCGGTGTTCCCCAACCGGGTGTTCAGGCATTCGTGCGTCTTCGTGAACCGGGACAGTGGCATCAGCGGCCCGGCCGATCTGGTGGGCAGGACAATCGGCGAGTTCGGTGTCTACGGTCAGGACTCGGGGGTGTGGGCCAAGGGCATCCTGATGGACGAATACGGCTTCCGCCCCGAGGAGAACCGCTGGGTCATCGGCGGTCTCGACACACCTGCGCCACCGTTCGACTTCGTCCCGCAGGTGTGGCCGGACGGCATCGACATCAGCGCGGCACCGGAGGGCAGGGCGCTGGGCCCGATGCTCGACTCGGGGGAGCTCGACGTCCTGTTCACCGCGAATGTGCCGCAGACCGTACTCGATGGATCGCCCCACATCACACGGCTGTTCCCGGACTTCGAAACCCGCGAGCGGGACTACTACCGGCGCACCGGGATCTTCCCGATGATGCACACCGTCGTCGTCAGGCGGGACCTGCTCACGCGGCATCCCGGGGTGGCCCGCGCCGTCTACGAGGGCTTCCTGGCGGCGAAGGAGGCAGGAGCCCGGCGGTACCGGCAGGGACGGCGACTGTACGAGGCGACGTTCATGGTGCCCTGGCTGAACGCGCTGTACGAGGAGAACGCGGAGCTGATGACCGAGGACTGGTGGCCCTACGGCGTGGCCGCCAACCGCGTGGCCCTCGACACACTGCTGCGCTACCACCACGAACAGGGCCTGACCGCACACCGCTGGACGATTGAAGAGATCTTCACCCCCGACCTGCTGGAGACATGA
- a CDS encoding FAD-dependent monooxygenase produces the protein MELTVLTENTTEVVVAGAGPTGLMLAYELALAGVETLVLEKLPQRIEQVKGGSIQPRTAELLESRGLLEPLLRRAIARDPVGGSFGALPVPLDCAPWRTEHPFPIGVPQWEIEEVLEERATAAGARVLRGTAVSGVAQDDAGVVVTADGLRARAHYLVACDGGHSTVRKLLGLPFPGRAGTHPAVLADIRLSAVSSLVPRQMGLMSTLTRHARGYWSMLVPLGGDRYRFTFGHMDQADTARDTSVTHEEIATALEAVYGPETTLGAVDNSSRFSDATRQLEHYRTGRVLFAGDAAHIHPPLGAQGLNLGVQDALNLGWKLAAVLQDRAPSGLLDSYHAERHPVAAQVLHHTSAQRVLAIPNPSEDVAALRDIFTDLLRLPDTNRHLAGLMSGLSLRYDLPGDHPLTGQRMPDADLVTETGTTRLSTLFGSGHAVLLDLAGAVPADLPLPPRVDLVRATCADDMGAAALLIRPDGYVCWATDTSAACGDTLPAALTGDLASVR, from the coding sequence ATGGAGTTGACGGTGTTGACGGAGAACACGACCGAGGTCGTTGTCGCGGGCGCGGGCCCGACCGGACTGATGCTGGCCTACGAACTGGCGCTGGCCGGGGTCGAGACCCTGGTGCTGGAGAAGCTGCCCCAGCGGATCGAGCAGGTGAAGGGCGGCTCGATTCAGCCCCGCACCGCCGAGCTGCTGGAGTCCCGCGGCCTGCTGGAGCCGCTGCTGCGGCGGGCCATTGCGCGCGATCCGGTGGGCGGCAGTTTCGGGGCCCTGCCCGTGCCCTTGGACTGCGCCCCGTGGCGGACCGAGCACCCCTTCCCGATCGGGGTCCCTCAGTGGGAGATCGAGGAGGTGCTCGAAGAGCGGGCGACCGCCGCCGGCGCGCGGGTGCTGCGCGGCACCGCCGTCTCAGGGGTCGCACAGGACGACGCCGGTGTGGTCGTCACGGCGGACGGCCTGCGGGCGCGGGCTCACTACCTGGTGGCGTGCGACGGCGGCCACAGTACGGTGCGCAAACTGCTCGGGCTGCCGTTTCCCGGCAGGGCCGGAACGCATCCGGCGGTGCTGGCCGATATCCGTCTGTCCGCCGTTTCCTCGCTGGTGCCGCGGCAGATGGGACTGATGAGCACCCTGACCCGCCATGCGCGCGGCTACTGGTCCATGCTGGTCCCGCTCGGCGGCGACCGGTACCGGTTCACCTTCGGGCACATGGACCAGGCGGACACCGCCCGCGACACCTCCGTCACCCACGAGGAGATCGCGACCGCGCTGGAGGCCGTGTACGGCCCTGAGACCACCCTCGGCGCCGTGGACAACTCCTCGCGGTTCTCCGACGCCACGCGACAACTGGAGCACTATCGCACGGGCCGTGTCCTGTTCGCCGGGGACGCCGCGCATATCCACCCCCCACTGGGCGCCCAGGGCCTCAACCTCGGCGTACAGGACGCGCTGAACCTCGGGTGGAAACTGGCCGCGGTCCTCCAGGACCGGGCGCCGAGCGGCTTGCTGGACAGTTACCACGCCGAACGGCATCCGGTCGCGGCACAGGTCCTGCATCACACGTCGGCGCAGCGCGTCCTGGCGATTCCGAACCCGAGCGAGGACGTGGCCGCCCTGCGCGACATCTTCACCGACCTGCTGCGCCTGCCCGACACCAACCGCCATCTCGCGGGGCTGATGTCCGGCCTCTCGCTGCGCTACGACCTGCCCGGGGATCACCCGCTCACCGGACAGCGCATGCCGGACGCCGACCTGGTGACCGAAACGGGCACCACCCGGCTGTCGACGCTGTTCGGCTCCGGGCACGCCGTCCTGCTCGACCTGGCCGGAGCCGTCCCGGCCGACCTCCCGCTCCCGCCACGAGTCGACCTCGTCCGCGCCACATGCGCCGACGATATGGGCGCCGCCGCCCTGCTCATCCGTCCCGACGGCTATGTCTGCTGGGCTACGGACACCTCCGCCGCCTGCGGCGACACCCTGCCGGCCGCGCTCACCGGCGACCTCGCGAGTGTGCGCTGA
- a CDS encoding TetR/AcrR family transcriptional regulator gives MDGKPGLRERKKQRTHAAISDAAITLFLEHGFNQVSVAQVAEAAEVSKRTLFAYFPTKEDLVVHRLADHETESARVVRARPPGTAPLTALREHFLKGLRDRDPITGLNDHPAARRLHRMILDAPSLVARMARFKTGAEHALTEALRETADTPEVTARLAAVQIVAVHWALAQDNAERLAYGEPADERYAGAVADTEHAFALLENGLRHLPPQQ, from the coding sequence GTGGACGGCAAGCCAGGGCTACGGGAGCGAAAGAAGCAGCGGACCCACGCGGCGATCTCCGACGCGGCGATCACGCTGTTTCTCGAACACGGCTTCAACCAGGTCTCGGTGGCCCAGGTGGCCGAGGCGGCCGAGGTGTCCAAGCGGACCCTCTTCGCCTACTTCCCGACGAAGGAAGACCTCGTGGTGCACCGCCTGGCCGACCACGAGACCGAATCCGCACGCGTCGTACGGGCCCGCCCGCCCGGCACCGCCCCGCTGACCGCACTGCGCGAGCACTTCCTCAAGGGGCTGCGCGACCGGGATCCGATCACCGGGCTCAACGACCATCCCGCGGCGCGCAGGCTCCACCGCATGATCCTCGACGCGCCCTCGCTGGTAGCCCGGATGGCACGGTTCAAGACCGGCGCCGAGCACGCACTGACCGAGGCACTGCGGGAAACGGCGGACACTCCGGAAGTCACCGCGCGGCTCGCCGCCGTCCAAATCGTCGCGGTCCACTGGGCGTTGGCGCAGGACAACGCCGAGCGCCTGGCGTACGGGGAGCCGGCCGACGAGCGCTACGCGGGTGCGGTGGCCGACACGGAACACGCCTTCGCCCTGCTGGAGAACGGACTGCGGCACCTGCCCCCGCAACAGTGA